A portion of the Sphingorhabdus pulchriflava genome contains these proteins:
- the parE gene encoding DNA topoisomerase IV subunit B, with translation MSEDLFGGAMPAGSESGGYDASAIEVLEGLEPVRRRPGMYIGGTDERALHHLAAEVLDNSMDEAVAGHANRIEITLGLNNRLTISDNGRGIPVDPHPKFPGKSALEVIMTTLHSGGKFEGKAYATSGGLHGVGVSVVNALSTDTVVEVARNKQLYRQRFSCGAALGGLEELGPTPNRRGTTIAFTPDAEIFGADAKFKPARLFKLARSKAYLFAGVEIRWKCDPELASEDVPQEAVFQFPGGLADHLKEQLGARNCVTSEFFHGNQTFPDDQGRVEWAVAWPLYSDGSYSWYCNTIPTPDGGTHEAGVRAALTKGLRAFGELVGNKKAAQITADDIFNEAELMLSVFIRNPQFQSQTKDRLTSPEAARLVENAVRDHFDHFLTDNMERGKAMLGFILEKVEDRLKRKAEREVKRKTATSGKKVRLPGKLTDCASDDPNGTELFIVEGDSAGGSAKQARDRKTQAILPIRGKILNVASATNDKIRANAEIADLGLALGCGTRKDCDPDNLRYDRIIIMTDADVDGAHIATLLMTFFFQEMPAIVERGHLYLARPPLYRLTSGNQSAYAQDDAHRAELEATQFKGKKVEVGRFKGLGEMNPGQLRETTMDPKTRSLIRITLPHEYQKQVAVKERVEQLMGKSPEARFRFIQEHATTVDEAAIDA, from the coding sequence ATGAGTGAAGACCTGTTCGGCGGCGCGATGCCCGCTGGTTCTGAATCTGGCGGTTATGATGCTTCGGCGATCGAGGTTCTCGAGGGGCTTGAGCCTGTTCGCCGCCGTCCCGGCATGTATATTGGCGGCACCGACGAGCGCGCGCTGCACCACCTTGCCGCCGAAGTGCTCGACAACAGCATGGACGAGGCAGTTGCGGGGCATGCGAACCGGATCGAAATCACGCTGGGGTTGAATAACCGACTGACGATCAGCGACAATGGCCGCGGCATTCCGGTTGATCCGCACCCGAAATTTCCCGGCAAGTCTGCACTCGAAGTCATCATGACCACGCTCCATTCGGGTGGCAAGTTTGAGGGCAAGGCCTATGCCACGTCGGGCGGCCTGCACGGTGTGGGCGTCTCGGTAGTCAACGCATTGTCGACCGACACCGTCGTCGAAGTGGCACGCAACAAGCAGCTTTACCGCCAGCGCTTTTCATGTGGGGCAGCACTGGGCGGGCTCGAAGAACTGGGCCCGACCCCCAACCGACGCGGCACAACGATTGCCTTTACGCCCGATGCGGAAATTTTCGGCGCTGACGCAAAGTTCAAGCCCGCGCGTCTTTTCAAACTCGCGCGATCAAAGGCCTATCTCTTTGCAGGTGTAGAGATCCGTTGGAAATGTGACCCCGAACTGGCGAGCGAGGACGTGCCGCAAGAGGCGGTGTTCCAGTTCCCCGGCGGGCTTGCCGATCATTTGAAAGAACAATTGGGTGCGCGCAATTGCGTCACCAGCGAATTCTTCCACGGCAACCAGACATTTCCGGACGATCAGGGCCGCGTCGAATGGGCCGTGGCTTGGCCGCTTTATTCGGACGGCAGCTATAGCTGGTACTGCAACACCATCCCGACTCCCGATGGCGGCACGCATGAAGCGGGTGTTCGCGCCGCGCTGACTAAAGGCCTGCGTGCCTTTGGCGAGCTGGTGGGCAATAAGAAAGCGGCGCAGATCACCGCTGACGATATTTTCAATGAAGCCGAACTGATGCTTTCGGTCTTCATCCGTAACCCGCAATTCCAGAGCCAGACCAAGGACCGGCTGACCAGCCCTGAAGCCGCGCGGCTCGTCGAGAATGCGGTGCGCGACCATTTCGACCATTTCCTCACCGACAATATGGAGCGCGGCAAGGCGATGCTGGGCTTCATCCTCGAAAAGGTTGAGGACCGGCTGAAGCGCAAGGCCGAACGCGAAGTGAAGCGCAAGACCGCGACCAGCGGCAAGAAGGTCCGCCTGCCGGGCAAACTGACCGATTGTGCGTCGGATGATCCCAACGGCACCGAACTCTTCATCGTCGAAGGCGACAGCGCCGGCGGCAGCGCCAAACAGGCGCGCGATCGCAAGACGCAGGCGATCCTGCCCATTCGCGGCAAAATCCTCAACGTCGCCTCGGCCACCAATGACAAGATTCGTGCCAATGCAGAAATCGCAGATCTCGGTCTCGCCTTAGGCTGTGGCACGCGCAAGGATTGCGACCCCGACAATCTGCGCTACGACCGCATCATCATCATGACTGACGCCGATGTCGACGGTGCGCATATCGCGACGCTGCTGATGACTTTTTTCTTTCAGGAAATGCCCGCCATCGTCGAGCGCGGCCATCTCTACCTCGCCCGCCCGCCGCTCTACCGCCTGACCAGCGGCAACCAGAGTGCCTATGCGCAGGACGACGCGCACCGTGCCGAACTGGAAGCTACCCAGTTCAAGGGCAAGAAGGTCGAAGTCGGCCGCTTCAAGGGGCTGGGCGAGATGAACCCGGGCCAGCTGCGCGAGACGACAATGGATCCCAAAACCCGATCGTTGATCCGCATCACTCTACCGCACGAATATCAGAAACAGGTCGCGGTGAAGGAACGGGTCGAACAGCTGATGGGCAAAAGCCCCGAAGCCCGCTTCCGCTTCATTCAGGAACATGCGACAACGGTGGATGAAGCCGCCATCGACGCCTGA
- a CDS encoding MarR family winged helix-turn-helix transcriptional regulator — MSQRKLTLGEFLPYQLSITSNAVSDLISRSYRGRFGLKIPEWRVMAVLGERGSATQRELVAATQMDKVTVNRASKALDDRGLIGRAPNETDGRSHHLALTAVGKELYDQIVPLALSVETEIEGILGNEEAAQLAELLAKLRARVSEMERKAD, encoded by the coding sequence ATGTCGCAACGCAAACTGACCCTTGGCGAATTCCTGCCCTATCAGCTTTCGATTACCTCGAACGCGGTAAGCGACCTGATTTCGCGCAGCTATCGCGGGCGGTTTGGTCTCAAAATCCCCGAATGGCGCGTGATGGCGGTGCTCGGCGAACGCGGTAGCGCAACACAGCGCGAACTGGTCGCGGCGACGCAGATGGACAAGGTTACGGTCAATCGTGCCTCCAAAGCACTCGATGATCGGGGGCTGATCGGGCGGGCGCCGAATGAAACCGATGGCCGTTCGCACCACCTTGCGCTGACCGCGGTGGGCAAGGAGCTTTACGATCAGATCGTCCCGCTCGCGCTTTCGGTGGAGACCGAGATCGAGGGCATATTGGGCAATGAAGAGGCAGCGCAGCTCGCCGAACTGCTCGCTAAACTCCGCGCCCGGGTAAGTGAGATGGAGCGCAAGGCGGACTGA
- a CDS encoding RNA polymerase sigma factor yields MAQAQEDQDRLFAQATAQFGAALGRIVNAYEANAERKVDLAQDIQIALWRSFAAYKGDCSLKTWVYRVAHNRATTHMMHQKRIAASRHCNIEDFEFESVDPNPETIVGEQRALTAIRKIVDALHPPDRQIMLLYLEDLSGAEIAEVAGVASATVATKISRFKSLLARQFKVGGEEV; encoded by the coding sequence GTGGCGCAGGCGCAGGAAGATCAGGACAGGCTGTTTGCGCAAGCAACTGCACAATTCGGCGCTGCCCTGGGACGAATTGTCAATGCCTACGAAGCCAATGCGGAACGAAAAGTTGACCTTGCCCAGGACATTCAAATCGCATTGTGGCGCAGTTTTGCCGCCTATAAAGGCGACTGCTCGCTAAAAACCTGGGTGTACCGCGTAGCGCATAACCGCGCGACGACGCATATGATGCACCAGAAGCGCATTGCCGCCAGTCGCCATTGCAATATCGAAGATTTCGAATTCGAATCTGTTGATCCCAATCCTGAAACCATTGTTGGCGAGCAGCGGGCCTTGACCGCCATCCGCAAGATCGTTGACGCGCTGCATCCTCCAGATCGGCAAATCATGCTTTTGTATCTGGAGGATTTGAGTGGTGCCGAAATCGCCGAAGTGGCCGGTGTTGCCTCTGCGACAGTCGCAACCAAGATCAGTCGATTCAAATCGCTACTGGCCCGACAATTCAAGGTAGGCGGAGAGGAAGTATGA
- a CDS encoding PaaI family thioesterase, with product MASRPHPFADLIDLAVTPDGKGGSTATLTAEHKYMNPHGVVHGAVIYAMADTGMGAALYPTLGAGQACATIEIKISYFRPVDSGEIHCVTQIDNKGRSIAHLTSRIEQAGKLVALATGSFAILAAPPIKA from the coding sequence GTGGCCAGTCGCCCACATCCCTTTGCTGACCTGATAGATCTTGCCGTCACCCCTGACGGCAAGGGCGGCAGCACAGCAACCCTCACCGCCGAACATAAGTATATGAACCCGCACGGCGTAGTGCATGGTGCTGTTATCTACGCGATGGCGGATACCGGGATGGGTGCCGCACTCTACCCGACACTCGGTGCCGGTCAGGCTTGCGCGACAATCGAAATCAAAATTAGTTATTTCCGTCCTGTCGACAGTGGTGAAATCCATTGTGTGACGCAGATCGACAATAAGGGCCGCAGCATCGCGCACCTCACGTCAAGGATCGAACAAGCCGGAAAGCTGGTCGCGCTGGCGACGGGGAGCTTCGCCATATTGGCGGCACCGCCGATAAAAGCCTGA
- the maiA gene encoding maleylacetoacetate isomerase: protein MSDIILFDYWRSSASYRVRIALNLKGVAYTAVPTNLLDASHKKPDYVARNPQGFVPMLSIDGHDLTQSLAIIDYLDAKYPDPPMVSSDPAKRAKTLAQALVIAADIHPLNNLRVLGRLKSQFGADDTAVAEWYRHWIVEGFMALEAMAPETGLFGGTQPNLADVCLVPQMANARRFDTPLQGFPKLVRIDTALRGIEAFAKAAPEAVKPE from the coding sequence ATGTCCGACATCATCCTGTTCGATTATTGGCGTTCCTCCGCCAGTTACCGCGTTCGCATTGCGCTGAACCTGAAGGGCGTGGCCTATACCGCCGTTCCCACCAACCTGCTCGATGCCTCGCATAAGAAACCAGACTATGTCGCGCGCAACCCGCAGGGGTTTGTGCCGATGCTGTCGATCGACGGGCATGATCTGACGCAGAGTCTGGCGATTATCGACTATCTCGATGCCAAATATCCCGATCCGCCGATGGTATCCTCTGACCCGGCAAAGCGCGCGAAGACGCTGGCGCAGGCGCTGGTGATCGCGGCGGATATCCACCCGCTGAATAATCTGCGCGTGCTGGGGCGGCTGAAGTCGCAATTTGGTGCGGATGATACCGCAGTGGCGGAATGGTATCGCCATTGGATAGTCGAGGGTTTCATGGCGCTGGAGGCGATGGCACCCGAGACCGGCCTGTTTGGCGGCACGCAGCCCAACCTCGCCGATGTCTGCCTTGTCCCGCAAATGGCCAATGCAAGGCGGTTTGATACACCGCTGCAGGGTTTTCCCAAGCTGGTGCGGATTGATACTGCGCTGCGGGGGATAGAGGCCTTTGCCAAGGCGGCACCGGAGGCGGTGAAGCCGGAATGA
- the hppD gene encoding 4-hydroxyphenylpyruvate dioxygenase has translation MPDLFENPLGLDGFEFVEFCAPEKGILEPVFECMGFTRVAQHRSKDVHLWRQGEINLIANYEPRSPAAYFAAEHGPSACGMAFRVKDAAKAYKEAIERGAEPVESKTGVMELRIPAIKGIGGAFIYLVDRYATLENPDALSIYDIDFVFLPGVEHFPVGAGFKSIDHLTHNVYGGRMAHWAAWYERIFNFREIRYFDIKGEYTGLTSKAMTAPDGKIRIPLNEEGKAGGGQIEEYLRAYNGEGIQHIALICDDLVACWDNLKKLGVTFMTPPPDTYYAMLSERLPGHGEPVDALKSRGILLDGTTEGGTPRLLLQIFAQPEIGPVFFEFIQRRGDEGFGEGNFKALFESIERDQIERGVLEVTE, from the coding sequence ATGCCCGATCTCTTTGAAAACCCTCTAGGCCTTGATGGCTTTGAATTTGTCGAGTTTTGTGCGCCCGAAAAAGGCATCCTCGAACCTGTCTTCGAATGCATGGGCTTCACCCGCGTAGCCCAGCATCGCTCGAAGGATGTGCATCTCTGGCGGCAGGGGGAGATAAATCTGATCGCCAATTACGAACCGCGCAGCCCCGCCGCCTATTTCGCCGCAGAACATGGCCCCAGCGCCTGCGGCATGGCCTTCCGCGTCAAGGATGCGGCCAAGGCGTATAAAGAAGCGATCGAGCGTGGTGCCGAACCGGTCGAAAGCAAGACCGGCGTGATGGAACTGCGTATTCCCGCGATCAAGGGGATCGGCGGTGCGTTCATCTATCTGGTCGATCGCTATGCGACGCTCGAAAATCCTGATGCGTTGTCGATTTACGATATCGACTTCGTCTTTTTGCCGGGTGTCGAGCACTTCCCTGTCGGCGCAGGTTTCAAGTCGATCGATCACCTGACGCACAATGTCTATGGTGGTCGCATGGCGCATTGGGCGGCTTGGTATGAGCGGATTTTCAACTTCCGCGAAATCCGCTATTTCGACATCAAGGGCGAATATACCGGCCTTACTTCAAAGGCGATGACTGCACCCGATGGCAAAATCCGCATTCCGCTCAACGAAGAGGGCAAAGCCGGCGGTGGGCAGATCGAAGAATATCTGCGCGCTTATAATGGTGAAGGCATCCAGCATATTGCGCTGATCTGTGACGATCTGGTTGCCTGCTGGGACAATCTCAAGAAACTTGGCGTGACTTTCATGACCCCGCCGCCTGACACTTATTATGCCATGCTTAGTGAGAGACTCCCCGGTCACGGCGAACCTGTCGATGCGCTCAAATCGCGCGGCATCTTGCTCGATGGAACTACTGAAGGCGGCACACCCCGTTTGCTGCTCCAAATTTTTGCACAGCCCGAAATCGGCCCCGTCTTCTTCGAATTCATCCAGCGTCGCGGCGATGAAGGCTTTGGCGAAGGAAATTTCAAAGCGCTGTTCGAAAGCATCGAGCGCGACCAGATCGAACGCGGTGTATTGGAGGTGACCGAATGA
- a CDS encoding VOC family protein: MTVPFKTDRIHHVAYRCKDAKETVEWYARVLGFTYTTAFAEDHVPSTGEYDPYMHIFLECGGGNVLAFFELPNQPEMGRDEKTPAWVQHLAFKVADFDTLKAAKAHIEALGIDVIGPTYHGIFRSIYFFDPNGHRLELACDIGTQEQYAELKRVAPMMLDDWSKTKTAPRHAEWLHKEPIEASE; this comes from the coding sequence ATGACCGTTCCATTCAAAACCGATAGGATCCACCACGTCGCCTATCGCTGCAAAGATGCGAAGGAGACGGTGGAGTGGTATGCCCGCGTGCTGGGTTTCACCTACACCACGGCCTTTGCCGAGGACCATGTACCGTCGACCGGCGAATATGATCCCTACATGCACATCTTCCTTGAGTGCGGCGGCGGCAATGTCCTCGCCTTTTTTGAACTGCCCAATCAGCCCGAAATGGGCCGCGATGAAAAGACCCCGGCCTGGGTTCAGCATCTGGCGTTCAAGGTTGCCGATTTCGATACGCTGAAGGCGGCGAAGGCGCATATTGAGGCGCTGGGTATCGATGTGATTGGCCCGACCTATCACGGCATCTTCCGCTCTATCTATTTCTTCGACCCCAATGGCCACCGGCTCGAACTGGCCTGTGATATCGGCACTCAGGAACAATATGCAGAGCTGAAGCGCGTAGCCCCGATGATGCTTGATGATTGGAGCAAAACAAAGACCGCACCGCGCCACGCCGAATGGCTGCACAAGGAACCGATCGAAGCGTCCGAATAA
- a CDS encoding TonB-dependent receptor produces the protein MKHILPLLSLPLVALTQPAYAQTCDAECEELDRIERDLVHYGRRIERPADFPVSIISADDLIVVTGGLPNPKSDITEDSATVRLPQLPGERLENALLAVNGLQQFRRSDARSANPTSQGVTLRGLGGNASSRALLFLDDVPQADPFGGWVSWPGYDALNLASIRVRKGGGQPSAGPGALAGVIELDSVQNREAASLALAYGSRNSIDGKANYSGKLGGGSVTAAASYARGDGFIPILASQRGSVDRRAPYEQAGLSLRGVAPLNASIELQANLRAFTDTRDRGVDFSDNSNSGVDASLRLVDRPGDWQWSATGYVQVREFSSEFGAIAANRNSVTQTLDQFATPSTGLGARFEVRPPVGEQIELRLGGEWRRTSGEVREFFTYVAGAPTRFRTAGGQTDSYGGFAEWSYQPSDTLTLSAGGRLDRWTITDGFRREVNIGGTVRSDDRFADRSGTEWTGRAGFGWDFADGFTLRGAAYRAWRLPTLNELYRPFRVGADATAANENLQPETVEGFDAGLAYTNGSVDFGITLFRNRLNDAIANVTLGQGPGNFPGVGFVAAGGTYRQRQNLDAIVSRGIEADARFDLTEQFALKLGYAFVDAEVRGSGPSAALDGFRPAQVPRHFGNATLAYAADKVSASSTLRYVGAQFEDDANVRALDDVLTLDLDLGFELGDGLRLQMRGENLFDARVEAAVSGSGIIERANPRTLWLGASWKFD, from the coding sequence ATGAAACATATATTGCCGCTACTGTCGCTGCCACTGGTGGCGCTGACGCAGCCTGCTTATGCGCAGACATGCGATGCAGAGTGCGAGGAATTGGACAGGATCGAGCGAGATCTGGTTCATTATGGGCGCAGGATCGAGCGGCCTGCCGATTTTCCCGTTTCCATCATTTCAGCGGATGACCTCATCGTGGTAACTGGCGGCTTGCCGAACCCGAAAAGCGACATCACCGAAGATTCCGCTACCGTCAGACTGCCTCAATTGCCGGGCGAACGGCTTGAAAATGCACTGCTTGCGGTCAATGGTCTCCAGCAGTTCCGGCGCTCCGATGCGCGCTCTGCCAATCCGACCAGTCAAGGCGTCACATTGCGCGGATTGGGCGGCAATGCGTCGTCGCGCGCACTCTTGTTTCTTGATGATGTGCCGCAGGCTGACCCCTTCGGTGGCTGGGTCAGCTGGCCCGGTTATGATGCGCTCAATCTTGCGAGTATTCGCGTCCGCAAAGGCGGAGGCCAACCCAGCGCCGGGCCCGGTGCGCTTGCGGGCGTGATCGAACTCGATAGCGTTCAAAATCGCGAGGCCGCCAGTCTGGCGCTTGCTTATGGCAGCCGCAACAGCATCGACGGCAAGGCGAACTATTCGGGCAAGCTCGGCGGTGGATCGGTTACGGCAGCGGCAAGCTATGCGCGTGGTGACGGCTTCATCCCGATCCTGGCCAGCCAGCGTGGATCGGTTGATCGCCGTGCACCTTATGAACAGGCAGGCCTGTCGTTGCGCGGCGTGGCGCCGCTCAATGCTTCGATCGAGTTGCAGGCGAATCTGCGTGCATTCACCGACACGCGCGATCGCGGGGTCGATTTCAGCGATAACAGCAATAGCGGCGTAGACGCCAGCCTGCGGTTGGTCGATCGACCTGGCGATTGGCAATGGTCGGCGACTGGCTATGTGCAGGTTCGCGAGTTTTCCTCAGAGTTTGGCGCGATTGCGGCCAATCGCAACAGTGTAACCCAAACGCTGGACCAATTTGCAACGCCGTCGACCGGGCTGGGCGCGCGCTTTGAGGTGCGTCCTCCCGTGGGAGAACAAATTGAATTGCGCCTCGGCGGTGAATGGCGGCGGACGAGCGGGGAGGTGCGAGAGTTTTTCACCTATGTCGCGGGCGCTCCCACGCGCTTCCGAACCGCAGGGGGGCAGACCGACAGCTATGGCGGCTTTGCCGAATGGAGTTATCAGCCTAGCGATACACTCACGCTGTCCGCGGGCGGCAGGCTTGATCGCTGGACCATCACTGACGGCTTTCGGCGAGAGGTCAATATTGGCGGCACAGTCCGTTCCGATGACCGCTTCGCCGACCGCAGCGGCACCGAATGGACCGGGCGGGCAGGTTTTGGCTGGGATTTTGCTGATGGCTTCACCCTGCGCGGCGCGGCCTATCGCGCTTGGCGCCTGCCAACGCTGAACGAGCTATATCGTCCTTTCCGTGTCGGTGCTGATGCCACTGCTGCCAATGAAAATCTTCAGCCCGAAACGGTCGAGGGGTTCGATGCGGGGCTGGCTTATACCAATGGTAGCGTCGATTTTGGAATCACGCTTTTCCGCAACCGGCTGAATGACGCCATCGCCAATGTCACTTTGGGGCAGGGGCCAGGCAACTTCCCCGGGGTCGGTTTTGTTGCGGCAGGCGGCACCTATCGGCAACGGCAAAATCTCGACGCGATCGTTTCCAGGGGGATTGAAGCGGACGCACGGTTTGACCTGACTGAACAGTTCGCGCTGAAACTTGGCTACGCTTTTGTCGATGCCGAAGTGCGCGGATCGGGGCCTTCGGCGGCGCTGGACGGGTTCCGTCCCGCACAGGTGCCTCGTCATTTTGGCAATGCCACTTTGGCCTATGCCGCCGATAAGGTCTCTGCGTCGTCCACTTTGCGTTATGTCGGCGCGCAATTTGAAGATGACGCCAATGTGCGCGCTCTTGATGACGTGCTAACTCTCGATCTCGATCTGGGGTTCGAACTTGGCGACGGATTGCGCCTGCAAATGCGCGGCGAAAATCTGTTCGATGCAAGGGTGGAGGCGGCGGTTTCGGGTAGCGGCATCATCGAACGCGCAAACCCCCGCACCCTTTGGCTTGGCGCAAGCTGGAAATTTGATTAG
- a CDS encoding ABC transporter permease produces MTIQNNSIDPVSSSATQAEIQPEPSVRLIRTVNWIGLKTLYLKEVRRFMKVQLQTIWAPAITTLLYLIIFTVALGGVKPSVLGVPFADFIAPGLIIMGMMQNSFANSSFSLLVGKIQGTIVDYLMPPLSNLELLIAMVGAAVTRAIMVGFAVWLAMALWPGVGVTPAHYGAVIWFGLMGSTLLALIGVITSIWAEKFDHAAAIANFVVAPAALLSGTFYSVDKLSPAFQAVSHANPFFYAISGFRYGFIGTADSPVLFGGLLLLGINLVLGIIAYALLRSGWKLRS; encoded by the coding sequence ATGACTATCCAGAACAATTCAATCGACCCTGTCTCATCTAGTGCGACACAGGCCGAAATTCAACCCGAACCGTCGGTCCGTTTGATCCGCACAGTCAACTGGATCGGCCTGAAAACGCTGTATCTGAAAGAAGTGCGCCGCTTCATGAAGGTGCAGTTGCAGACCATCTGGGCACCCGCGATCACGACGCTTTTGTATCTGATTATCTTCACCGTCGCACTGGGCGGCGTGAAGCCTTCGGTGCTGGGCGTGCCCTTTGCCGATTTCATCGCGCCGGGGCTGATCATCATGGGAATGATGCAGAATAGTTTTGCCAATAGCAGCTTCTCTTTGCTGGTGGGCAAGATCCAAGGGACGATCGTCGACTATCTGATGCCGCCCTTGTCGAACCTCGAATTGCTGATCGCGATGGTCGGGGCGGCGGTGACCCGTGCGATTATGGTGGGCTTTGCGGTCTGGCTGGCGATGGCGCTATGGCCTGGGGTGGGGGTTACCCCTGCCCATTATGGGGCGGTGATCTGGTTCGGCCTGATGGGATCGACATTGCTCGCCCTCATCGGTGTAATCACTTCGATCTGGGCTGAGAAATTCGACCATGCAGCGGCGATTGCTAATTTCGTTGTCGCGCCTGCTGCCTTGCTGTCGGGTACATTCTACTCGGTCGACAAGCTTTCACCCGCATTTCAGGCAGTCAGCCATGCCAACCCGTTTTTCTATGCAATTTCGGGCTTCCGCTATGGCTTTATCGGCACGGCTGACAGCCCGGTGTTGTTTGGCGGTCTGTTGCTGCTTGGCATCAATCTGGTTCTTGGCATTATCGCCTATGCATTGCTCCGCTCGGGCTGGAAGCTGCGGAGCTAG
- a CDS encoding serine hydrolase — translation MRLKLVMLAILAIGTTPVAAAPAAATTQKTPATLFDLRVEQLVSVLNGQMSLEDYFTPSFLAAIPPDQIRAISESFAKQYGKALAVASVERSGPNNAILKVEYDKSIATIEITTEALSPFKVAGLLAKGFEVKGDSIEKIKADFTALPGSSGFVVQKLSDDGVATLHAVNADKQFATGSTFKLYVLAELASQVAGGQRRWSDVVPLGVRNHSSAGTTNWPLDTPVTLQTLATWMISVSDNAATDALMRELGRDAVEGKLAAIGHSAPDKALPMLTTVEAFALKSNPALRQRFEKASEADQRELLTNERTALSYGAIDMSQLGSGPIAIDTIEWSASPKDTALLLNNLRRTDSQTARDIMAVNSGVGPAAASKWRYFGYKGGSEPGVISMSFLAQSKAGEWYAISGSWNDPAKEVDNNAFAQLMTRLVDSVAGN, via the coding sequence ATGCGATTGAAACTGGTTATGCTGGCGATTTTAGCCATTGGTACCACGCCGGTTGCCGCTGCACCTGCTGCTGCAACCACGCAGAAAACACCGGCAACACTATTCGACTTGCGAGTCGAACAATTGGTTTCCGTCCTCAACGGGCAGATGTCGCTTGAAGACTATTTCACGCCAAGCTTCCTTGCCGCCATTCCGCCTGATCAGATCAGGGCGATATCTGAGAGTTTCGCGAAACAATATGGCAAAGCCCTGGCTGTCGCATCGGTCGAACGAAGTGGGCCGAACAATGCAATACTTAAGGTAGAATATGATAAATCTATTGCAACTATCGAAATAACAACAGAAGCTTTGTCGCCATTCAAGGTTGCCGGGCTACTCGCCAAGGGCTTTGAGGTCAAGGGTGACAGTATAGAGAAGATAAAGGCAGACTTCACCGCCCTTCCCGGTTCCAGCGGCTTTGTTGTCCAGAAACTGAGTGATGACGGCGTCGCTACGTTACACGCAGTCAACGCCGATAAGCAGTTCGCCACCGGCTCCACTTTCAAACTCTACGTCCTTGCCGAACTGGCGAGCCAGGTGGCTGGCGGGCAACGGCGCTGGTCGGATGTCGTGCCGTTGGGCGTGCGCAACCACAGCTCCGCCGGCACAACAAACTGGCCTCTCGATACGCCGGTGACGCTGCAAACGTTGGCGACATGGATGATCTCGGTAAGCGACAATGCGGCAACCGACGCGCTGATGCGCGAACTCGGACGCGATGCGGTGGAGGGCAAGCTGGCAGCCATCGGGCATAGTGCGCCAGACAAGGCATTGCCGATGCTGACGACAGTTGAAGCCTTTGCTCTGAAGAGCAATCCGGCGCTGCGCCAGCGTTTCGAGAAAGCCAGCGAAGCGGACCAGCGGGAATTGCTCACCAACGAGCGCACCGCGCTTTCTTATGGCGCTATCGACATGTCGCAACTTGGCTCGGGACCGATCGCCATCGACACGATCGAATGGTCCGCTTCCCCAAAAGATACCGCCCTATTGCTCAATAATCTCCGCCGAACCGACAGCCAGACCGCGCGCGACATCATGGCGGTCAACAGCGGAGTTGGCCCTGCCGCGGCAAGTAAATGGCGCTATTTCGGATATAAGGGCGGGTCAGAGCCCGGCGTGATCTCAATGAGTTTTCTGGCACAATCCAAGGCTGGCGAATGGTATGCGATTTCGGGAAGCTGGAATGATCCGGCGAAGGAAGTCGACAATAATGCATTTGCGCAACTGATGACCCGGCTTGTTGACAGCGTAGCTGGCAATTAG
- a CDS encoding GcrA family cell cycle regulator, which produces MSWTDERIDRLKTMWEKGLTASQIADELGGVSRNAVIGKAHRLGLKSRPSPVKANDGEAKPAPKPKAKPVEKAAAPRAAATSSAPTERVIPTYATPSVPQPRTDMPKIVSIGPGGFMRQGPGDQQAPIPPAPPRRLVPAKPSPEIADKTSLLDLNEKVCRWPMGHPGEPDFHFCGEAVNPGFPYCVEHCGRAYQAQLPRGVRRAPPPMPFGGPRVR; this is translated from the coding sequence ATGTCCTGGACCGACGAACGGATCGACCGCCTGAAAACCATGTGGGAAAAGGGCCTGACCGCCAGCCAGATTGCTGACGAATTGGGTGGCGTGAGCCGTAACGCTGTTATCGGCAAAGCGCACCGCCTTGGTCTCAAATCACGCCCGTCGCCGGTGAAGGCCAATGACGGCGAAGCCAAGCCAGCGCCCAAGCCCAAGGCAAAGCCGGTTGAAAAAGCAGCAGCGCCGCGTGCGGCGGCCACATCTTCCGCACCGACCGAGCGGGTTATCCCGACCTATGCGACCCCCAGCGTCCCGCAGCCGCGTACCGACATGCCCAAGATCGTCTCGATCGGACCCGGCGGCTTCATGCGCCAGGGCCCCGGCGACCAGCAGGCACCGATCCCCCCTGCCCCGCCGCGCCGTCTGGTTCCGGCCAAGCCGAGCCCCGAAATCGCCGACAAGACCAGCCTGCTCGATCTGAACGAGAAAGTCTGTCGCTGGCCGATGGGTCATCCGGGCGAACCCGATTTCCATTTCTGCGGCGAAGCGGTGAACCCCGGCTTCCCTTATTGCGTCGAACATTGCGGCCGTGCCTACCAGGCACAATTGCCGCGTGGCGTCCGCCGCGCGCCGCCGCCGATGCCCTTTGGCGGCCCGCGCGTCCGCTGA